From Phycodurus eques isolate BA_2022a chromosome 20, UOR_Pequ_1.1, whole genome shotgun sequence, a single genomic window includes:
- the txnl4a gene encoding thioredoxin-like protein 4A, with protein sequence MSYMLPHLHNGWQVDQAILSEEDRVLVIRFGHDWDPTCMKMDEVLYSIAEKVKNFAVIYLVDITEVPDFNKMYELYDPCTVMFFFRNKHIMIDLGTGNNNKINWTMEDKQEMIDIVETVYRGARKGRGLVVSPKDYSTKYRY encoded by the exons ATGTCGTACATGCTACCGCATCTCCACAATGGCTGGCAGGTCGACCAAGCCATTCTGTCCGAAGAGGACCGAGTGCTCGTCATCCGCTTCGGACACGACTGGGACCCGACGTGTATGAAAATGGACGAGGTTCTGTACAGCATCGCCGAAAAG GTGAAAAACTTTGCCGTCATCTACCTGGTGGACATTACAGAAGTGCCCGACTTCAACAAGATGTATGAGTTGTACGACCCCTGCACTGTCATGTTCTTTTTCAG AAACAAGCACATCATGATTGATTTGGGCACTGGCAACAATAACAAGATCAACTGGACAATGGAGGACAAGCAGGAGATGATAGACATTGTCGAGACTGTATACCGGGGAGCAAGAAAAGGACGAGGTCTGGTGGTGTCGCCCAAGGATTACTccacaaaatacagatattga